TGATGACCGTGCGACCGCGTAGCGTCGGGACCTTCTTGATCGGCCGCTCGGAGATCTCCTTGAAGGAGGAGGCGGTCTGAAGGATCGTCAGCACGTCCTTCTTCGTGAGATCGTTTATCGAAAGTATGTGCCTCGTTGAGAGCCTCATCGAGAGCCTCCGGATCGTTTCATTTTTGTCTCTTCACCCAGATTTCGTTCCTGTCGTCTATGGGCTTCACCATCACCTTGACGTTCTGGTCCGCGGTGGTCTTTATCTTTTTGCCGACGTAGTCCGCCTGTATCGGCAGCTCGCGCCAGCCGCGGTCGATGACGACGGCGAGCTTGACGAAGCGCGGCCTGCCGAAGTCGATGATCGCGTCCATCGCCGCCCTGATCGTGCGGCCGGTGTAGAGCACGTCGTCGACGAGCACTATCCCCTTGCCGTCTATCGCGAACGGTATCTCGGTCGGCCTGACCACCGGCTGCTCGCTGACCTCGGAGAGGTCATCGCGGTAGAGGTTGATGTCCAGGCTGCCGACCTCCACCGGCTTGTGCTGTATGGATTCGATTTTGCGCGCGATCCAGTCGGCCAGCGGCACGCCGCGCGTGATGATACCGAGCAGCGCCACGTTCTCGGTCCCGTCGGAGATGATCTCCCGCGCCATGCGCGTGATCTCGGATTCCATCTCCTTTTCACTCAAAAGAGGTTTGCCCTTTGAATCAGCCATCGCATCTCTCCTTACAAAAAGACCCCCCCGGGATATTCGGGGAGGCCTTCATGTGCGTTGGTATAGATATTGTCATCGCCTTTCTTGGGCTGGGAGCCTTACTATGGGATATGGTCTAAGTCAATGAAAAACAAGAGATATGGGGGTAAACAATCCTATTCGATCCAACGGCCGAATTCGTGCCACCTGATGCCCCCGTGGTCCTTGTCCAGGGGGAGCCAGACGAACATCGCCTTGCCCTTGATGTTCTCGAACGGCACAAAACCCCACTCCCTGCTGTCGGAGGAGTTGTCGCGATTGTCCCCCATGACCAGGTAGTGGCCGGGCGGGACGACCGCATCGAAGCTTCCGCGCTCGCGTTCGCGCTCGTACTGGACCAGGTGGGTCGCCTCACCGTCCTGCTCCTCGAAGAAGTCGAAGTCGCGCCAACCGCGGACAAAGGGGATCGTGCGCTGCCTCCCGTTTCTGACCAAGAGCCTCCTGTTGTCGCCGGGGTAATCCGAGACCTCGACCGGCTGCCTCTTCATCCTCTCGCCGTTAGCCCACACGTCCCTGCCCTCGACGTGGATCCGATCGCCCGGAAGACCTATCACGCGCTTGATGAAGTCCTTGCCGCCGTCGACCGGAAAGATGAAGACCACGACGTCTCCCCTCTCCGGCTTGCCTAACTCCACTATGCGGTATTTCGTGAACGGTATCCGCAGGCCGTAGATGAACTTGTTGACGAAGATGTGGTCACCGATGGAGAGCGTGGGCAGCATCGAGCCGGACGGGATCTTGAACGCCTCTATCACGAACGCGCGTATGAGCAGCGCAACCGAGACGGCCAGTATGAGCGCCTCGGCGTACTCCCGTAACGCGCTCTTTTTCTTCTTCATGGATCCCTGCGTTATCTCTTCCGTCATGCTTTCCCCCTATCTCACTTTCAATACGCTGAGAAACGCTTCCTGAGGTATTTCGACGCTGCCGACCCTCTTCATCCTCCGCTTTCCTTCCTTCTGTTTTTCCAGGAGCTTTCGCTTCCTAGTCACGTCGCCGCCGTAGCACTTGGCTATGACGTCCTTGCGCAGGGCCTTCACCGTCTCGCGCGCGATCACCCGCGAGCCGATCGCGGCCTGTATCGCCACCTCGTACTGCTGCCTCGGGATCAGCCCCCTGAGCTTGTGCACAAGTTCGCGGCCCCTGTACTGGGCGTTCTCGCGATGGACTATCGTCGAGAGGGCGTCTACCGGGTCGCCGTTGATGAGCACCGTGAGCTTCACGAGCTTCGCCGGCCTGTAGCCTACGATCTCGTAATCGAGCGAGGCGTAGCCCCGCGATACCGTCTTGAGCTGATCGAAGAAGTCGAACATCATCTCAGCGAACGGCATGTTGTATTTTATCATCACCTGGTCGCGGCCGAAGTACTCCATGTTCGACTGCTCGCCCCTGCGGTCCTGGCAGAGCTGCATGATGGCGCCCAGCGATTCGTTCGGGCACATTATGGAGGCGAGCGCGTACGGCTCGCGTATCTCGTCGATCTGCGTGGGTTCAGGCAGCTTCGCCGGGTTATCCACGCGCACAATATCGCCCTGTGTAGTCAGGACCTCGTAGACGACCGTGGGCGCGGTGGAGACGAGCGTCAGTCCGTACTCCCTCTCCAGCCGCTCCTGCACTATCTCGATGTGGAGTGAACCCAAGAATCCCGCCCTGAAGCCGAAACCCAGGGCACCCGACGTCTCGGGCTCGTAGGTGAAGGAGGAGTCGTTGAGCCTGAGCTTCTCCATCGCCTCCTTGAGCTCCTCATACTGGCCCGGGTCGGTGGGATAGAGACCGGCGAAGACCATCGGTTTTACCTCGCGGAACCCGGGCAGAGGCTCGGCCGCCGGTCTCGCCGCACCGGTGACCGTGTCGCCGACCTTGGTGTCCGCAACCTGTTTTATGTTCGCCACGACCATGCCCACTTCGCCCGTGGATAACGTCTCCACGTCGCGCTGATGCGGATCGAATATGCCCAGCTTCTGCACTTCGAATTCCTTGCCCACGTTCATGAGCCTGATTTTCTGTCCGACCTCTATACTGCCGTCGACCACCCTCACCAGCGCAACAGCCCCGAGATACGCATCGAACCAGCTGTCGAAGATCAGGGCGCGAAGGGGTTTCTCTTCTGAACCGCGGGGCTGCGGGAGGTGTTTGACTATCGCTTCGAGCACCTCCTCCACCCCCTCGCCGGTCTTTGCGGAGACCGCTACCGCCATCTCGGAAGGTATGGCGAGCACGTCCTCGCACTGTTGGAGGGTCCCCTCGACGTCGGAGTTTGGAAGATCGATCTTGTTGATGACGGGCACCATCTCGACGTTGTTCTGCGCGGCCATGTGGGCGTTCGCCAGCGTCTGAGCTTGAACCCCCTGCGTCGCGTCGATGACCAGCAGCGCCCCGTCGCAGGCGGCGAGAGACCGGCTGACCTCGTAGTGAAAATCCACGTGGCCGGGCGTGTCTATCAGGTTGAACTCGTAACTCTTCCCGTCCTTCGCCTCATATTTGAGGCGCACCGCGCGCGCCTTGATGGTGATGCCGCGCTCGCGCTCCAGATCCATGTCGTCGAGGAACTGGTCCTTCTTCTCCCTCTGCGACAGTGCGCCGGTATACTCCAATATGCGGTCGGCCAGCGTGGACTTCCCGTGGTCGATATGCGCGATGATCGAGAAATTTCTTATATTGGATTGGGACATCTCAGATAATTCTCACTGCTCGTTGAGAACGACAAGGGCCTCGACATTCTCCTTTGCGGTGAATTCCTCCATGTATTTCATGGCGTCGTCGCGGTTCTCGAAGCCCCCGATGCGCACGCGATACCAGCGGCCGCGGTCCGGTATGTCCGCTATCATTATGAAGGCCGGGTATCCCCTGGCCTTCCATTTCTCAACTGACCTCGTGCCCTCGTCGATGTTGGGGTACGAGCCGATCTGGAGGGAATAACGCGCGTTATCGCCCGATTTGATGCGGATGACGCTTGAATCGCCGGCAGCCGGGGCCCGGGCCTCAGCAGGCATCTGCTCGATGTCAGGTGCGACGGGCCGGGGCGGCGGAGGTGCCTCTTCGGCGCGTTTCACGGTCACGACCTCGGGCATCGCCTCCCTGCCCCCCTGTGCCTGGCCGATCATCTCCTTGATCCGATCCTTGAGCTCAGGTGTGTTCGCCTTGGCCATCAGCTCGCCAGCCATTTTCGCGACCTCGGGGTCCTGGGTCGTGAGGACCCTGGAGCCTTCATTCGCTTCCCGCTCTCCGGTCCGCTCGACCTGGCCTGCCGCAATGTTCTCCAGTGCGACCGAAGGCGGCTTGTCCAAACCGAGGAGCCCCCTGCCGTAGCGCGCGCCCAGATAGAATACGAAGAAAAGGGTGAAGACCTCCAGCACGAGCAGAGCAAAGAATTGCCCAAACGTGAAGCGGCAGAAGAAACTCTCTGATTCTTCCCCCCTGCCTCTGTTGGGCATATAGCTAGACATCGAACTCCTCCTCTGCGCGCCCCATCTCCTCCGGTGCGGAAATTCCCAATATTCTCAAGGCATTTTGTAACACAATCTGTACGTTTTTCAAGAGATACAACTTGGCGATCGTCCTTTCAGGCTTTCCCCCCAAAACCATGTATTTCTCATCCGCCCTGCCCTTGCTGTAATAGGACTGGAGCATCCGGGCCAGCTCGAGCAGATAGAACGCGATCTTGTGGGGCTCGAGCTCTATGGCGCACTCCTCGACAACCCCCGGCAATGCCTGCGCGAACCGGGCCAACTTGGGCTCCTCAGGCAGATCGAGCTCCGATATCTTCACCTCGTCCGGTCCTGCCGCCGCAAGGCCCTTCTCAGCCGCCTTTCTGAAGATGCTGGCGATGCGTGCGTGCGCGTACTGTATATAATAGACCGGATTGTCGGCGCTCTGCTGCTTGGCCAGGTTCAGGTCGAAGTCCAACTGGGCGTTGTGCGAACGCATGAGGAAGAAATAGCGGCACACGTCCCTGCCGACCTCCCTGCGCACGTCCTCGAGGGTCTCGTACGTGGCGGAACGCGTGGACATGGAGACGATCTCGCCCCCCCTCATCAGGTTGACGAGTTGGATCAGCACCGCGTCGAAGCTTGCCGGGTTGTGGCCCAGCGCCTGAATACCCGCCTTCATGCGGGCCACGTAGCCTGCGTGGTCCGCGCCCCAGACGTCGATGACGCGTTCGAACCCGCGGTCGTACTTGTTCTTGTGGTAGGCGATGTCGGCTGCGAAGTACGTGAGCGCGCCATCGCTTTTCTTTAACACCCTGTCCTTGTCGTCGCCGTATTCGGTGGACTTGAACCAGAGCGCCCCGTCCTTTTCATACGTGCGCCCGTTCCTGGCGAGCCAGTTCAGCGTCGCCTCCACCATGGAATCCGTGTGCAGCTTGTTCTCGAAGAAGTAGACGTCGTGGACCACGCCCGTCTCAGCCAGATCGGCCTTGATCTCCGAGAGAATCCTTGTGCCGGCCTGCTCTCCCAGAAAATCGATCGCCTCCGCCTCGCCCATCTTCGAGAGGCGCTCGCCGTGCTGCGCTTTCATGTCCCTGGCTATCTCGACGATGTAGTGGCCCTGGTAGCAATCCTCCGGAAAATCCACGCGCTCGCCATCGAGTTCGCGGCAGCGCAGCCAGACCGACCTGCCCAGGGTCCTGATCTGGTTGCCTGCGTCGTTGACGTAATATTCCTTCGTCACTGCGAAGCCCGCTGCAGCGAGCACGTTAGCGAGCACGTCACCGTAGACGGCGCCGCGGCCATGGCCTATGTGCAGTGGACCCGTGGGGTTGGCGCTCACGAATTCGACCTGGGCCTTTCTGCCCCTGCCGATGTCCACCTTCCCGTAGTTCGATCCCGCATCATAGATATCGCGAAGCCCCTTGAGATAGAATGCGGGTTTGATGGTGAAGTTGA
This window of the bacterium genome carries:
- the pyrR gene encoding bifunctional pyr operon transcriptional regulator/uracil phosphoribosyltransferase PyrR: MADSKGKPLLSEKEMESEITRMAREIISDGTENVALLGIITRGVPLADWIARKIESIQHKPVEVGSLDINLYRDDLSEVSEQPVVRPTEIPFAIDGKGIVLVDDVLYTGRTIRAAMDAIIDFGRPRFVKLAVVIDRGWRELPIQADYVGKKIKTTADQNVKVMVKPIDDRNEIWVKRQK
- the lepB gene encoding signal peptidase I, whose translation is MTEEITQGSMKKKKSALREYAEALILAVSVALLIRAFVIEAFKIPSGSMLPTLSIGDHIFVNKFIYGLRIPFTKYRIVELGKPERGDVVVFIFPVDGGKDFIKRVIGLPGDRIHVEGRDVWANGERMKRQPVEVSDYPGDNRRLLVRNGRQRTIPFVRGWRDFDFFEEQDGEATHLVQYERERERGSFDAVVPPGHYLVMGDNRDNSSDSREWGFVPFENIKGKAMFVWLPLDKDHGGIRWHEFGRWIE
- the lepA gene encoding translation elongation factor 4 is translated as MSQSNIRNFSIIAHIDHGKSTLADRILEYTGALSQREKKDQFLDDMDLERERGITIKARAVRLKYEAKDGKSYEFNLIDTPGHVDFHYEVSRSLAACDGALLVIDATQGVQAQTLANAHMAAQNNVEMVPVINKIDLPNSDVEGTLQQCEDVLAIPSEMAVAVSAKTGEGVEEVLEAIVKHLPQPRGSEEKPLRALIFDSWFDAYLGAVALVRVVDGSIEVGQKIRLMNVGKEFEVQKLGIFDPHQRDVETLSTGEVGMVVANIKQVADTKVGDTVTGAARPAAEPLPGFREVKPMVFAGLYPTDPGQYEELKEAMEKLRLNDSSFTYEPETSGALGFGFRAGFLGSLHIEIVQERLEREYGLTLVSTAPTVVYEVLTTQGDIVRVDNPAKLPEPTQIDEIREPYALASIMCPNESLGAIMQLCQDRRGEQSNMEYFGRDQVMIKYNMPFAEMMFDFFDQLKTVSRGYASLDYEIVGYRPAKLVKLTVLINGDPVDALSTIVHRENAQYRGRELVHKLRGLIPRQQYEVAIQAAIGSRVIARETVKALRKDVIAKCYGGDVTRKRKLLEKQKEGKRRMKRVGSVEIPQEAFLSVLKVR
- the argS gene encoding arginine--tRNA ligase, with protein sequence MIEKKLSELIEAAVAVCRRDGTIPDGAMPAIEISVPKQEAHGDFSTNVAMVLAAQTGAKPRELAERLVERLPKETLDLAQCGIAGPGFINFTIKPAFYLKGLRDIYDAGSNYGKVDIGRGRKAQVEFVSANPTGPLHIGHGRGAVYGDVLANVLAAAGFAVTKEYYVNDAGNQIRTLGRSVWLRCRELDGERVDFPEDCYQGHYIVEIARDMKAQHGERLSKMGEAEAIDFLGEQAGTRILSEIKADLAETGVVHDVYFFENKLHTDSMVEATLNWLARNGRTYEKDGALWFKSTEYGDDKDRVLKKSDGALTYFAADIAYHKNKYDRGFERVIDVWGADHAGYVARMKAGIQALGHNPASFDAVLIQLVNLMRGGEIVSMSTRSATYETLEDVRREVGRDVCRYFFLMRSHNAQLDFDLNLAKQQSADNPVYYIQYAHARIASIFRKAAEKGLAAAGPDEVKISELDLPEEPKLARFAQALPGVVEECAIELEPHKIAFYLLELARMLQSYYSKGRADEKYMVLGGKPERTIAKLYLLKNVQIVLQNALRILGISAPEEMGRAEEEFDV
- a CDS encoding SPOR domain-containing protein; protein product: MSSYMPNRGRGEESESFFCRFTFGQFFALLVLEVFTLFFVFYLGARYGRGLLGLDKPPSVALENIAAGQVERTGEREANEGSRVLTTQDPEVAKMAGELMAKANTPELKDRIKEMIGQAQGGREAMPEVVTVKRAEEAPPPPRPVAPDIEQMPAEARAPAAGDSSVIRIKSGDNARYSLQIGSYPNIDEGTRSVEKWKARGYPAFIMIADIPDRGRWYRVRIGGFENRDDAMKYMEEFTAKENVEALVVLNEQ